One window from the genome of Hippopotamus amphibius kiboko isolate mHipAmp2 chromosome 13, mHipAmp2.hap2, whole genome shotgun sequence encodes:
- the ABHD18 gene encoding protein ABHD18 isoform X2, with translation MGVSKLDILYRRLLLTKLFIRGWGRPEDLKRLFEFRKIIGNRERCQNLVSSDYPVYIDKIEEQSDCKILDGHFVSPMAHYVPGIMPIESVIARFQFIVPKEWNSKYRPVCIHLAGTGDHHYWRRRTLMARPMIREARMASLLLENPYYGCRKPKDQIRSSLKNVSDLFVMGGALVLESAALLHWLEREGYGPLGMTGISMGGHMASLAVSNWPKPMPLIPCLSWSTASGVFTTGVLSKSINWRELEKQYYTQTVYEEEIIHMLEYCGTDSFKMGQEFVKRFPSSADKLTNLNLVSRTLNLGMTDQVVSQKSAECHRSSKTSISATSEGLLLQDASKMECFSQTLSTNKSSYTSCDPQSYHLLSKEQRRNSLQKESLLFMKGVMDECTHVANFSVPVDPSLIIVVQAKEDAYIPRTGVRSLQEIWPGCEIRYLEGGHISAYLFKQGLFRRAIYDAFERFLRKYAN, from the exons ATGGGTGTGAGCAAGTTAGATATTCTATACCGGAGACTTCTCCTTACAAAACTTTTTATCAGAGGATGGGGAAGGCCAGAGGATCTCAAAAG ACTCTTTGAATTCAGAAAGATTATTGGAAATCGAGAAAGATGTCAGAATCTGGTTTCAAGTGATTATCCAGTATACATCGATAAG attGAAGAGCAGTCAGACTGTAAGATCCTAGATGGACACTTTGTTTCCCCCATGGCCCACTATGTGCCTGGTATCATGCCAATCGAATCTGTTATTGCAAG gttCCAATTTATTGTGCCTAAAGAATGGAACAGCAAATACAGACCTGTATGCATTCATCTCGCTGGAACAGGAGATCAT CATTACTGGAGACGACGAACACTAATGGCTCGTCCTATGATTAGAGAAGCCCGAATGGCTTCTTTGCTGTTAGAAAACCCTTATT ATGGCTGCAGGAAACCCAAGGACCAAAT AAGGTCCAGCTTAAAAAATGTGTCTGACCTTTTTGTGATGGGAGGAGCCCTTGTTTTAGAATCTGCAGCTCTCTTGCATTGGCTAGAGAGGGAGGGTTATGGACCTCTAGGAATGACCGGAATATCCATGGGAGGACAC ATGGCTTCCTTAGCAGTGTCCAACTGGCCTAAGCCCATGCCATTGATTCCATGTCTGTCTTGGTCCACAGCATCTGGGGTCTTCACTACG GGCGTGCTAAGTAAATCGATTAATTGGAGGGAGCTAGAAAAGCAGTATTATACACAGACAGTTTATGAAGAAGAAATTATTCACATGCTTGAATATTGTGGA ACAGATTCTTTCAAAATGGGACAAGAGTTCGTGAAACGCTTCCCTAGCAGCGCAGACAAGCTAACTAACCTTAATCTGGTTTCTAGAACTTTAAATTTAGGTATGACGGACCAAGTTGTGTCCCAAAAATCTGCTGAGTGCCATAGATCTAGTAAAACATCTATCAGTGCCACATCAGAAGGACTCTTGCTGCAAGATGCCTCTAAGATGGAGTGCTTCAGTCAAACACTTTCAACCAACAAAAGTAGTTATACGAGTTGTGATCCTCAGTCATACCACCTACTCagtaaagaacaaagaagaaacagtCTTCAGAAAGAATCTTTATTATTTATGAAAGGAGTTATGGATGAATGTACTCATGTAGCAAATTTCTCAG TTCCAGTTGACCCAAGCCTCATCATAGTGGTTCAAGCCAAAGAAGATGCCTATATTCCACGAACAGGAGTTCGAAGTCTACAAGAAATTTGGCCTGGTTGTGAAATCCGATATCTAGAAGGGGGTCATATTAGTGCTTATCTTTTTAAACAAGGACTCTTCAG gCGAGCCATCTATGATGCATTTGAACGCTTCCTCCGTAAATACGCTAACTAA
- the ABHD18 gene encoding protein ABHD18 isoform X1, whose amino-acid sequence MGGALVLESAALLHWLEREGYGPLGMTGISMGGHMASLAVSNWPKPMPLIPCLSWSTASGVFTTGVLSKSINWRELEKQYYTQTVYEEEIIHMLEYCGTDSFKMGQEFVKRFPSSADKLTNLNLVSRTLNLGMTDQVVSQKSAECHRSSKTSISATSEGLLLQDASKMECFSQTLSTNKSSYTSCDPQSYHLLSKEQRRNSLQKESLLFMKGVMDECTHVANFSVPVDPSLIIVVQAKEDAYIPRTGVRSLQEIWPGCEIRYLEGGHISAYLFKQGLFRRAIYDAFERFLRKYAN is encoded by the exons ATGGGAGGAGCCCTTGTTTTAGAATCTGCAGCTCTCTTGCATTGGCTAGAGAGGGAGGGTTATGGACCTCTAGGAATGACCGGAATATCCATGGGAGGACAC ATGGCTTCCTTAGCAGTGTCCAACTGGCCTAAGCCCATGCCATTGATTCCATGTCTGTCTTGGTCCACAGCATCTGGGGTCTTCACTACG GGCGTGCTAAGTAAATCGATTAATTGGAGGGAGCTAGAAAAGCAGTATTATACACAGACAGTTTATGAAGAAGAAATTATTCACATGCTTGAATATTGTGGA ACAGATTCTTTCAAAATGGGACAAGAGTTCGTGAAACGCTTCCCTAGCAGCGCAGACAAGCTAACTAACCTTAATCTGGTTTCTAGAACTTTAAATTTAGGTATGACGGACCAAGTTGTGTCCCAAAAATCTGCTGAGTGCCATAGATCTAGTAAAACATCTATCAGTGCCACATCAGAAGGACTCTTGCTGCAAGATGCCTCTAAGATGGAGTGCTTCAGTCAAACACTTTCAACCAACAAAAGTAGTTATACGAGTTGTGATCCTCAGTCATACCACCTACTCagtaaagaacaaagaagaaacagtCTTCAGAAAGAATCTTTATTATTTATGAAAGGAGTTATGGATGAATGTACTCATGTAGCAAATTTCTCAG TTCCAGTTGACCCAAGCCTCATCATAGTGGTTCAAGCCAAAGAAGATGCCTATATTCCACGAACAGGAGTTCGAAGTCTACAAGAAATTTGGCCTGGTTGTGAAATCCGATATCTAGAAGGGGGTCATATTAGTGCTTATCTTTTTAAACAAGGACTCTTCAG gCGAGCCATCTATGATGCATTTGAACGCTTCCTCCGTAAATACGCTAACTAA